In the genome of Tissierella sp., the window GTAAATTATTTCTCCACTGACTTTAGTAAAATTTTTATCATGTAATCCTACTATGGAGTTAGCAATTGTACTTTTACCACAACCAGATTCTCCAACTATAGCTAGTATCTCATTTTTATATAAGGAAAAAGAAACTCCATCTACTCCGTCAAAATACTCATCCTGAAATCTAAATGCAGTGTGCAAATCTTTAATCTCTAATATCTTTTCAGTTCCCATCTCTCAATTCCTCTCTAAATATATTTGTTTACCAGTTTCTCATGTAAATGTGAACACAAATATTTAGCCTTTGGATATAATCCAACCCTCCTTCCACAAATATATATTATTGGTAAAACTTTACTTATTAGATTATACTCAGACTAGTACTATATTTATGCCTATATACCTTTTAAAATATATTTAGTCAAAAAAAAGAGCCCTTGGGCTCTTATATTCCATCTACTACTATTTCATAGCAGTTAAGTATATTTATTATATTATTTCCATCACCATATACTAATTCTCCAGTATATCTCGTAGAATCCCCACTATTTATTTCAGTAGTACTCCATTTTACATTTCCTTGTAACCCACTATCATTATTAGTAATGGTTTCTACTTTAATATTTGAATCTTCATTTATTCTTACTTTTAATCTATGAATATTATCCACTATTAAATTATTCTCTAAACTATCAACTATTAAATCCAACTCATTACCACCATTTACCTCTATTTCTATATTATCTGGTATGGTAATACTTAAATCATTAAGATTATAATAATGATAATCTACCTTCTCTTTAAATGTAATATACATAATATTTCCTGATTTATTTACACTTATATAATCTTCCTTTAATAAACTCTCAGCATCTTCTCTACTAGAAGTAGTAATATTTATAAATCCCGAAGTGCTTATTTTATCATTCTTTCTAGTTCTAACTGTTAATCCAGAATATTTTGCACCATCTATCACTATTTTTTCTATAGTATTCTCAACATCATACTCCCTAAAGGGTAATTCATAATTAAAGGTCTGTGATGATATTCTAGATTTTATGGCTGTCATTACATCAGTCTCTATTAATCCATAGATTCCAATGTTTACAAATAATATAGTTGTTACTATAAATATAGAGAAGATATCATATTTTATCTTTACTTCATCGTCCTTAGATTTATAGCTATGCCATAGTATTTCTCCACCTAGCAATATTAGTATTCCTGGCCAGAATTTTATAGACAATTCTACAGCAGATATTTGATTAATTTGGGCTATAAAGATTAATATCCCAAATCCTATTAACACAATAGCCATAGATATGGATCCTATTCTTCTATTTTTCATCTTCTTCTCCGTCCTCCTCTACTTCTATTTCTTCATATATAACTTCTAGCTCTTTTTTATTCTTTAATATCTTGAAACCACCAATTATAAATATTAAGGATACTATTGATGTTTGAATGTAGTTCTTTATTTGATATATTATATTATAATCAAAATATGTTGATAGAACTGATGATATAATTGGATATAGTATCTTTTGAAGTACTATAAATACACCAATCACTATAAGTCCTATGCCTATATGCTCGTGTTTAACGGCTGGTAATATCTTTGAAAAGTCTATGTCTACATCTTCAACATTGTTTCCATTCAAGGTATGGAATGCATCAAAGAAGGAGTAAAACCAAATCAGTGGCAATAAAAATAGTAAAAAACTTAAATTCAGCCAACCCATGAAGAATATGGCAAAGAAAAATATTCCCATATATACTATGCCTTTCTTTTGATAGCCAAGATACATATGTCCTGCACCTGGTATCATAGATAGAGCTAAGGTGATTATTTTCTTATTAGATTTCTTTGTCTCTTCTGAATTCCAACGCTCTTCAATTTCAGATTTATTTCCATATCTTATGGTATTAAGTGTAGAAAAAGCATCTACTAAAGCTACTAACCATATAATAGGGATACCTGCTAATAAAATTAATGGATCATCACGGCCTGTTAAGATTGCCAATCCCACTGAACCTACACATAATCCCCCAAATAAGATTAAATATATAAACCCTCTTTCCATATATCCTAGATAAAAATGTGATAATCCTGGTAAAAATGATAATAAAAATGTCATAAACTTACTTTTTGGTCTCATATTAATCCTCCTTACTTATTCTAAATTGAAAATTTCTTATAAAGTTTGATGTCTTATTTGTAATAGACTCTGAAAAATCATATATTACATTGGATTTCACCCTATTATCTTGAAGAGATATATTTGCTGTTATCTGAGGTACAGTATCTACTACCTTAGTGAAAAATCCACTTGCTGTTAAAATAATGGCCACAGATGCTACTGCAGTATAATATATGAAGAAATCATTAGATGTTTTTGTTTTCTTCTTTACTGTTTTCTTAATAGGTCTTATGTTCTTTATATTATCCATTACATTTTCAGTAAAATTTCTCGGTACTAGATTTTCTGCCCTCTCTATTTCTGATTCATCTATGAGCGAAAGAAAAATATCCATACATTCATCACATAGAAGTAGGTGTTCTTCCATTTCTTCATGGATTTTCTTATCCAGAAGATTATTCTTATACAAAATCCATTCCATACAATCATAATGTTTCATTTTCTTCCCTCCATTTCTCTTTTAACATATTTCTTCCACGATAAAGTCTGGATGCTATGGTTTTTACAGATACTTCCTCTTCTTCAGCTATTTCTTCGTAGGACTTCCCCTGTAAATAGAACTTCACAATGACTTCCTCATATATTTGAGGAACCGATTTGCATAGTTTAGCTATGGATTCCTTCTTTTCCTTCTGTATCAATATTTCTTCAGGACTGTCATCATGTCTTAATTTAGGACTATTAATTAATTCTTCGCCATTCTCAAATACTTCTTCTTTAAATTTACTCTTCTTCTTCCTAAGCCAGTCTATAGATTTATTGGATGCAATTCTACCTATCCAACCTTTAAAATTATCCTCTTGATACTTTGGGAGAGAGAGATAAATCTGTAAAAATACTTCTTGAGCAACATTTTCTACTTCATTATAATCCTTGATAAAATTAAGAATAATAGCAAATACATAATTTTTATATAGATCAACTATTTTGGCAAAAGAATCCTGATCTCCATCTAATGCCTTTTTTATCAGTACTGATTCATTAATCAATATCTCCCCTCCTTCTCTCTAATTATAACGCAAATAAAAAACAAAATACTGCAAGAAATAAAAATAAGTTTAGAAATCGGTGCCAGGCACCGAATTCCAAACTTATTGAGTTTATTAATAGATGTATGATTGCGATAAATTATAATTTTGTAAATTTCCTTCGTACACAAGATTTAATTCTTTACATTCCCTAAAATCCCTAGGTGATGTTAGTGCTGTATGTTTATTTATAAGTTTAATACCACTATTATTGAGTAAGGATGATACAAATTGAGAACAAAAATAATTGTATTTTCTTTCTACTGGGTAGTTTACCATTACTCCTATAAGACCAATTAAATTATAACCATATTTATCCCCGTCTTTTTTGAACTTCTGTAATTCTCTCATTAGCTTTCTATATTGAATATTATTTATTTCCAGTGAATATAATGCACATGTGGTTTGCGGAAACCTAGCATATGTTCCACTTTCAATATCTTCCCGCACAAATCCTGCAAAGATTGGATTTCTAGGTCTTAACCTCCCAAAGCTATATAATTCCTTCAACTCTTCATCAAAGGCAATTGAAACATGAGAATATGGTTCCTTTGTATATTTATTTATGACCTTAGAAAGCACCGATCCACTATAGGTAAGTAATATATAGATTGTATGCTTCTTCATTTTAACGCCTCCCCCCTGAATTAGCACTTTAATATCCCCTTTCATTATATTACATCTTTTTAACAATTATATCAATAAGAATATATTGCACTTTATTAATATAACGAAGGAAATAAACTTATTGCTGCAAAAAAAGAACCGTAAAAACAAAAGAACCAATTTAATGGTTCTTTTGCAATATATTAGTTTAATTATCTGCTAATGCTTCTTCCATATTATCTTCATTATCTGATTCTATAATAATTGGTTTCTTTCCTACAATATTCTCCTTACTTGTAAAGGTAGTTATTATATCTGTTAAATCTATACCTGTCAAATCCTTTACAGTTTGAAAACCATTTGTGGTTATATCAGTTACCACTTTTGTCAACTTTGATGCCCCTTCTCTACCCCCATTATCTATTATTGTTATCTTATCCACTTGTTCCATTGGTTTTGCAACTGCAGCCATTATCTCAGGTAATCTTCCCACTACCAATTCTACTATAGCAGCGTCACCATATTTAGCCATTGCATCAGCTAATCTATCCTTGGATTCTGCTTCTGCTACACCCTTTGCTTTAATTGATTCTGCCTCTGCTAATCCCCTTGCCTTGATGGCCTCAGCTTCTGCTATGGCTGCAATCTTAAGTGCATCTGCTTCTGCTATGGCTTTAATTCTAATGGACTCTGCATGGGCTTCTGCTTGCTTTATATATCTAACCTTCTCCGCCTCAGCATTTACTTCAGTTTCATATTTCTTTGCATCAGCCGGTTTTTTCACCTCAGCTACAAGTCTTTCTTCCACTACCATTGCATTCTTCTTAGCTAATGCAGCCTGTTGTTCTGCTACTAAAGATTCATTCTCAATTTCCTTTAATTTATATGCAACATCGGCATCTGCCTTAGCTCTATCTTGCTCTGCTCTATAGCTTTCAACTTTAATTGATTTATTTCTTTGACCTTCAGCAATTTCAGTTTCAGCTAATAGTTTAGCCTTTTCGCCTTCTCTGATTGCATTTGCATTGCGTATCTCTGTATCCATCTTTCTCTCAGCTGTAGCAATATCAGCATCAGACTTAGCTGCAGCTATTTGAGGTATAGCTCTATTCTCTAGATAGCCTCCTTGAGTTGATATTCTAAGTATAGAGTATGAAATAAGCAATAGTCCCATGAAATGTAATTCTTCTCTGATATCATCTTCTATTCTCTGCTCAAATGCTGCCCTATCTTCATTTATCTGCTCCACAGTAAGAGTTGATATTATTCCTCTTAGTTTACCTTCTAGGATTTGTTCTACCATACTACTAATAACTGATACTGTGTTTTTTGCTCCGCCACTGCAAAACTGTTCTACTGCCTTAAGTATGCTATCAGTATTATTATTTACTTTTACTATGGCTGTACCCACTATATTTACAAATATCCCTTGCTTGGAAGGTGCTTCGTTTACATCTGTTGTCATACTAATATTTTCTAGAGAAATCGTACATGAAGCCTCTAAAAATGGAACCATAAGTCCCCCTTTACCTGATAATACCCTTTTCTTTAACCCAGTGATTACCATTGCCTTATCTGCCGGTACCTTTCTCCAGAACAAAAGCAAAATAAGTAAAATCCCTACTACTCCCCCTACAATAAATATGTACTCCATTAAAAAACCCCCTTTTTGAAATTATATTAGAATATATAGGCTATATACCAATATATTTCTTTGATAAACAATATTCTAACAAATGTAATCTATTTGTAATGAAAGCAAAGTATTAATTAACTATTTCAATGCTTTTTATCTCATTCTCATAAATCTCATATATTTTCTTGTTAACTTGAAGGTCTATGCTAGGTATCTCTGGATCATTATCAATTGCTTTAATATATTCTATACATTTGCCTTGAAATATTTCCCCATCCTTTAGAGTAACCTTTATTTTCTTGCCATTATAATCAGACAATCTCATTTTTTCAGCTCCTTTTTTATTGGTTCCATCAATTAATTTATTTTAACTAACTTACCTTCATTATCTCATATTTCTCTTGCTTTGCAAATATGAAAAAACCTCTGAAGTTCCCTTCAGAAGTTAGTTTGCTACATCATACCTCCCATTCCACCCATACTGGTAATACTTTTACAGTTCCTAAGTTGTACTGTGCTTGCAGATGCAAACGCCTTTTTAGAAAAAACAATTCCTTGAATTGCTACTAAAGCTACTACTGGGAAACACTTCTTGGTGGCCATCCTAGATAATCAATATATCTAGGGGCAGAGTCGCACCAGATTTTGTATTTATTTGCCTTGTATTATATAAAGATTTTTTAGCTGAGATAAATATACGAATTCAATTTCCTGTTCTTTTAACTTCTTAGACATCTTATCTATGGTCTCTACAGTAATTTTACCACCTTGCCCACCAACATGGCCAATTCCTATAGCATATCCTTTATCTAATGCTATTTTACCAAGTTCACTCATAGCCTTCGATATGTAATATCCCGTTCTTTCATTATCCAAAAAAACATTTCTCTGGAAATATACTACTTCTAACTCTTTGCTTAATTCCGCAGCAACCTTAGATTCTTCAGTTTTGCTATTAAAAAAATATAGATTTTTTTCCTTTACAATATTTATAATTTCCCTCATAATTACTTCATCCTTCATAATCTTAGATCCCATATGGTTATTTATTCCCTTGCCCCACGGTAGTTGCTCCAAAGCATCCTGGACAATCTTTCTAACTTCATCATTGCAGAAATTAGCTCTTATGGATCTAGGTCCTAGCCATTTTGGATTACCTCTTTCAGGTTCCATTGGTAAATGTAGTATTATTTCCATCCCAGCATCATAAGCTTTTTTTGCATCAATCTCACTATATTCTAAAAATGGCATTACAGCTGCATATCTAGCTTAGTCAGATCATCTATTCCTTCTCCATTATTTCCTAAATCATCTATTACTATGGCAATATATCCTTTAGAAGTAGTATTAGTTACAATAGATCTTTCTGCAAAAATAAATCTAAAAATAAGAAAAATTGTAATAATAAGTGCTAGAAAAAAATTATTAGTGTCCGTTTATTTATAATAATAAGCATAAAAAACCTCCTCCTTAAATTATTATCATACAATTCATATATTAATATATGAACTGTTTTTTTATTATATTAAAGAATAATGGGTCTCCTCCATATAAAAATATACTGTGCCATTCCATCTAAAAATGAATATACTACTTATGAGGTGATATAAGTGATAAGTTCTTCCAATATAGACCCAGATACATTAGTACTTTTTGGTTCTCTTATTTCTGTTTTAATATCTCAAAATCTAAGTAATGATGAGATTAATGTATTAGGAAATATTTTTGCACAAATTGGTGCTAGCCTACTTACTAAAGCCGCTCAGCAACAAAGTTTACAATCTAAAGAAGAGCTTAAAAAGCAAGTAGCCGATATGGAACAACAACTTGAAAATTTAAAACGCCAATTCTGTTAAATGTCACTAATAGTATTTTTCAGTTTCTTATTTATTTTTAGTCTTCTATTTTAAACTCTTAAATTCTATTAGAAGTACAATTTACTATTCTCCCTCCATACTTTAATTTTATTTTTCTTTGTATCACAAGTATCCACATACTAATATAATGTAATATAAGCTATATATAATCTTAACAAGCATTGATTATGTATACAAGCATACAAGAGGATGTCCATGAGTTTTAAGGTGGTACAATTTTAGCAGAAGAATGTCATAATGGACACAACCTTCATTTGACTGGGGTTACTGGTGAGTCAATCTTCACTTCTGATGGTTGCCATGGACTGATATAGATTAATCTGTGGTTATACTATTTAAAAAGAGGCTTCACATAAGTTTATAAACTTATGTGAAGCCTCTATGTTTGTATCTTGCCTACATAATGACAACAAATCAATATTCTACCTAGTGACCATAATGGATATAGGGTTTTACTACATCATGCCGCCCATTCCACCCATACCGCCCATGCCGCCCATAGCTGCCATTGGGTCTTCCTTCTCTACATCTACTACTGCTCCTTCTGTAGTAAGGACCATAGCTGCTACAGAGGCTGCATTTTGTAATGCTGATCTAGTTACCTTAGTTGGGTCTACTATACCTTCTTCTATCATATTTACATATTTTTCATTTAGAGCATCAAATCCAATTCCTTCTGCTGCTTCTCTTACTTTTTCAACAATAATTGAACCTTCAAGTCCAGCGTTTGCTGCGATTTGTCTAACTGGTTCTTCTAATGCACGAAGGATAATGCTGATACCTGTTTTTTCATCTCCTTGAGCATTTTCTAGTAGTTTAGCTACAGCTGGTATTGAGTCTATTAGCACTGCTCCACCACCTGGTACTATACCTTCTTCTACTGCTGCACGAGTTGCTGCAAGAGCATCTTCTATTCTAAGTTTTCTTTCTTTAAGTTCTGTTTCAGTTGCAGCACCTACTTGGATTACTGCTACTCCACCAGATAATTTTGCTAATCTCTCTTGAAGTTTTTCACCATCAAATTCAGATTCAGTTTCTTCAAGTTGAACTTTTATTTGTCTTATTCTGTTTTTGATTTCTTCTTTGTCTCCTTCTCCATCAACTATTACAGTTGTTTCCTTATCAACCTTAACCTTTGCTGCTCTACCTAGCATATCAATAGTAGCTTCTTTTAAGTCATATCCTAACTCTTCTGATATAACAGTACCACCAGTAAGTATTGCAATGTCTTGCAACATTTCTTTTCTTCTATCTCCAAATCCTGGTGCCTTAACAGCTATACAATTGAATGTTCCTCTTAATTTATTCACTACTAATGTAGCCATTGCTTCCCCTTCAATATCTTCAGCTATAATTAAAAGAGGTTTTGATTGTTGTACAATTTGTTCAAGGACTGGAAGAATTTCTTGAATATTAGATATTTTCTTGTCAGTAATTAAAATATATGGATTCTCTACTTCAGCTACCATCTTGTCAGTATCTGTTACCATATAAGCTGATACATATCCTCTGTCAAATTGCATACCTTCCACTACATCTAGAGTAGTACCCATAGACCTTGATTCTTCTACAGTAATTACTCCATCATTACCAACTTTCTCCATAGCTGCAGCAATTAATTGACCTATTTCTTCATCTCCAGCTGAGATTGAAGCAACTTGAGCTATGGCTTCTTTGGATTCAACTTTTACTGAATATCTTTTTATTTCTTCAACTGCTGTATTTACAGCGGACTTAATTCCTTTTTGAATAATCATTGGGTTTGCCCCTGCTGCCACATTCTTTAATCCTTCTCTGATAATTGCTTGAGCCAATAAAGTAGCTGTTGTAGTTCCATCTCCTGCTACAT includes:
- a CDS encoding NINE protein; translation: MRPKSKFMTFLLSFLPGLSHFYLGYMERGFIYLILFGGLCVGSVGLAILTGRDDPLILLAGIPIIWLVALVDAFSTLNTIRYGNKSEIEERWNSEETKKSNKKIITLALSMIPGAGHMYLGYQKKGIVYMGIFFFAIFFMGWLNLSFLLFLLPLIWFYSFFDAFHTLNGNNVEDVDIDFSKILPAVKHEHIGIGLIVIGVFIVLQKILYPIISSVLSTYFDYNIIYQIKNYIQTSIVSLIFIIGGFKILKNKKELEVIYEEIEVEEDGEEDEK
- a CDS encoding divergent polysaccharide deacetylase family protein translates to MPFLEYSEIDAKKAYDAGMEIILHLPMEPERGNPKWLGPRSIRANFCNDEVRKIVQDALEQLPWGKGINNHMGSKIMKDEVIMREIINIVKEKNLYFFNSKTEESKVAAELSKELEVVYFQRNVFLDNERTGYYISKAMSELGKIALDKGYAIGIGHVGGQGGKITVETIDKMSKKLKEQEIEFVYLSQLKNLYIIQGK
- a CDS encoding SPFH domain-containing protein; translated protein: MEYIFIVGGVVGILLILLLFWRKVPADKAMVITGLKKRVLSGKGGLMVPFLEASCTISLENISMTTDVNEAPSKQGIFVNIVGTAIVKVNNNTDSILKAVEQFCSGGAKNTVSVISSMVEQILEGKLRGIISTLTVEQINEDRAAFEQRIEDDIREELHFMGLLLISYSILRISTQGGYLENRAIPQIAAAKSDADIATAERKMDTEIRNANAIREGEKAKLLAETEIAEGQRNKSIKVESYRAEQDRAKADADVAYKLKEIENESLVAEQQAALAKKNAMVVEERLVAEVKKPADAKKYETEVNAEAEKVRYIKQAEAHAESIRIKAIAEADALKIAAIAEAEAIKARGLAEAESIKAKGVAEAESKDRLADAMAKYGDAAIVELVVGRLPEIMAAVAKPMEQVDKITIIDNGGREGASKLTKVVTDITTNGFQTVKDLTGIDLTDIITTFTSKENIVGKKPIIIESDNEDNMEEALADN
- the groL gene encoding chaperonin GroEL (60 kDa chaperone family; promotes refolding of misfolded polypeptides especially under stressful conditions; forms two stacked rings of heptamers to form a barrel-shaped 14mer; ends can be capped by GroES; misfolded proteins enter the barrel where they are refolded when GroES binds), with protein sequence MAKEIKFGEDARRAMERGINQLADTVKVTLGPKGRNVVLDKKFGAPLITNDGVTIAREIELEDKYENMGAQLVKEVATKTNDVAGDGTTTATLLAQAIIREGLKNVAAGANPMIIQKGIKSAVNTAVEEIKRYSVKVESKEAIAQVASISAGDEEIGQLIAAAMEKVGNDGVITVEESRSMGTTLDVVEGMQFDRGYVSAYMVTDTDKMVAEVENPYILITDKKISNIQEILPVLEQIVQQSKPLLIIAEDIEGEAMATLVVNKLRGTFNCIAVKAPGFGDRRKEMLQDIAILTGGTVISEELGYDLKEATIDMLGRAAKVKVDKETTVIVDGEGDKEEIKNRIRQIKVQLEETESEFDGEKLQERLAKLSGGVAVIQVGAATETELKERKLRIEDALAATRAAVEEGIVPGGGAVLIDSIPAVAKLLENAQGDEKTGISIILRALEEPVRQIAANAGLEGSIIVEKVREAAEGIGFDALNEKYVNMIEEGIVDPTKVTRSALQNAASVAAMVLTTEGAVVDVEKEDPMAAMGGMGGMGGMGGMM
- a CDS encoding sigma-70 family RNA polymerase sigma factor, with protein sequence MINESVLIKKALDGDQDSFAKIVDLYKNYVFAIILNFIKDYNEVENVAQEVFLQIYLSLPKYQEDNFKGWIGRIASNKSIDWLRKKKSKFKEEVFENGEELINSPKLRHDDSPEEILIQKEKKESIAKLCKSVPQIYEEVIVKFYLQGKSYEEIAEEEEVSVKTIASRLYRGRNMLKEKWREENETL